The genomic DNA TCTACAGAGTACGTGATTTTCagaatattttgatatttttttaattttataaataaaatgaaattttgttGTGGGAGGATAGCTCGTGAGCAGGGCTAGAGGAGAACCAATGATCAACttcataaatgaaaaattcgaCAAAAATTTCCTTTGTAGAGGGAGacaaaaattttgatttccaaaatttcatattaaatTAGCCTAAACACATTTTCCAATTAGCCATAACCATATAATATGAGGATCATATTCAATCCACTTAATGATCCACATGATTCTACAAATAATTTCCCTCAAACCACATATGTTCTGTTCCACTAACCAATTTTCTTTGGATTAAGGTTCTAACTATTAATACTGTATGATTTAAACAATGTGCATAAATTTGTTGCATAGTTGTAAGAGTGAATAGTCAAATTGGTCCATAAACTTTCATGCGGCCAACAAATTGGTCCGTCAATTTTAAAAGCCAACAAATTGGTCCACAAACATTAATTACGTCATAAAGTTAGTCCAAGTGTCAACCCTCCGTGACGATTGTCCGATGTGGACGTTGAGCTGGATTAAAATTTAATCCACATAacgttttaaaaaattagaatgaGAGTGTTTCTTTTATATCCCACACCCCCAGCAAGCAAATAATGTGGTTGACTTCGTCCCCTTCCCCAAATTGAACCCAAATCATATTGGAAAACCCTAGTTAATCATTTTTAGCCCTTTCGCTCCCCTTCTGAAGTTGAAAACGACAATggccaaaaattaaaatacatTGTATCATGgcatgaaacaaaaaaaaggcaatAATGAATTCGATATGAGGTCAAGTTTAGTTAGTGAGCAATACATTGTAGTAGAATGAAGATCCAATGCAAATTATCCTTTCAATACATGCCAAGGAATATAACTAACCATCACCTAATCTCAGTACATGACAAGGCATGTGTAGCTAACAAAGTGACCTTAATGCATATGTACTATATCTAATCAAATCCACCAAAAATCCTCCAAAATGTCATTGTAATCACTGAGGCCCCTACTGCCTTTTTTCCCAAATGATCACCAAGTCATATATAACAGAGTAAACTGTCATAACAAAATGAACAAAATGCCCTTCCAAGCCCATCAAACTCCTCCCACTCCACTAAGCATTTATACCACTAGCTGGCTGGTTGGAAGATTATTGAGAATATGGGATGGGAAATCCTTAGTTCCATGCACCATTTTGCCCAACCTACTCCTTTTAACTATATTTGTTGCTTGAAATGTTTCTTTGGTCATACATGGTACTCCCTTCCACTGAAATTGTGACTTAAGCATGGATAGACCATGTGTGAACTACTCCCCTTGAGTAGAACCTCGTGAACAACAAACGGCCTTTCCCACTTAATTTTCGGTTGCGTGCTCGAACtttcatctctctagcttctTTCGCGTAGAAGTTCAAGAGACATTGTACTATGGCTGTGGCTTCGGCCACCATCTTGGCTCCTTGAGTTGGTGTATTCATTATATCTTTTCGATGATCGGTGTAGTCCTTGACCAGGGTGCAACTAGCAACGTGGGCTGAGGCAAACCAATAGTTGATAAGGGTCGAATTGTTTGATGGCCGTAACTTCGATTGACCTCTCATATACATCGTGACCCTTAAAACGAATAAGGCCGACATCTTCATCGTAGTAATCCAGCTTTCAGAACAAGAGAGTTGATGGAGAATGACTTCGGCTTGGCAAGAATGACCTGGGGAGCTCTTCTGTTCCACAAAATATGCTTTTAATGCAATGATGAGGGTACACATTCGGCTACGTGAATCCAATCTCAACAAGAAGTGCATTATAGCTACCTGAGACATCCACAATGAAGAATGCCGAGGTGATAACCTTGAACCTACTTGAATGTCGACCGAGAGAACCCCCCGAGTGCTAGTCATGGCACCTTTAAAGTCCGAAATCGTCACCCCCGTCTTCATTAGATCTTCATCGATGCGGTTGAGCTTGGCCATAGTGCTAGTGGGCATGACCTCAGCTTGCAGCACTTCATTGATCCGAGGAATAGATTCTTTTTCCATGAATGTGGCTGGGAGAATCAGCATTGCAACATCCAAGTCTACCAATTTGTGTCGAATTGGATCATGTTCCAATCATCTCCATCATCGAACTCCAACCCACTCAAAGTGTGCTCATCATCATCGATCATTTCCTGATTGAGCTGTTGGTCAAAATTAAGTGCTCTctttgtgcgcacccgaatttcatctcgtcagggcacgcatgcgcgcgcctaagcaaacgcggcttggaagtgtccaccttcctgggggcgcgcgacggacgcacttgagaaggagtcgccacttgcctttttacgacccgaaggtcgagggccggcaagttacccgggtctaggggtacggggtacacctaaatgctaaggcaatggtcatacggaaccgaaaattccgaattcgggggttctattacgtgcgggcctatatcccgcacgccctttcggtactctagcttgctaggcttgccgttttatttatttactgtgtgatttagggtcgcacttgactcgcccgttttgacaccgtaaagtcgatgaattgatcaagttggaccaagaatccgaaagatgagtaggcttgtgcatcgaggtatcggttcactatcttagcgttacagttcatcgaaccgtgatggtcaattccctgcgcgaaccgaaaccgcaagtattcgagcttactcatctctcggtgataatagaccgacttgaccggttcgtcactcggacctcttgctcgccgatcggggaccCTTACAAGTGACTGAGTGAATATActaatagaatcctcacaatgttctctcaaataaaaaaacataactgaataagtaaatggatcccgatcggtttgcattgggccattattccgctctggctcaccgagtattttgaataaccgataaacaaattaaggcaatgcgggctcgaggagccgggggtcgggtccgatcgatccaacggttttcGGGAGAACCGGTCAGTTCTCACTGTACCCAATGGACCGATCGAattcccgggtgatatctaaacccgtttcacgcgctcaatccaaatccgccttccacatagaccgtattcggagtgtgatggtgaatcgaggctagatcccattccgcactcgggttgcacgcgctcggtgagttaagaggcgttggacctcgtgttcggtgatttggggcgttggaccccgtgcgacacgtgacctatgggctcgagcccgaaccgcaatagatcatcatatgcaaagacaaaacagaagaaaactgataaaactgacacaatacagacaactactgacaattgtcggtgaatacagacaagtggtgtattaagctgaatgtacgtgatttaatcagttattaacggggttggttagcaaacaatgtatctaacctaggcaaacatggatggtgggctagaatatggttctaagccgattacatgtgtgaatttgttttagaatccttattcagtgagatgacgctgcggtttcaccgaattaaccaaactcgtatcttgactctagattggaatctaatattccacctatccattatctaatgtttgtttaagtcaagtacatgattaatccgattcttcgtcttttgcaactgaaataaaaaggttcaccaccgaatctacgataggaagatagaaacaccgaaagtgaacggaatgggccgtacgaatgaaactcgcacccgaacgggccgcccctttccgtccatagatcgaggtgtttccgactccctaaagcctaggatatcgatgaatcacggaatgacgactatgcccttgagtggtaaaacatgtgatgttcatatataaattaaagatcgtgtgacacgaagaggtctaaagaggactcacgcatctcgactcgagccgcctcaaattgggcccggactcgagtcatagtacgcgagtacttgctagacacgattctattcgtgttacacgtctcgatgttttgaaattatgagcttttaaggaaaagggcatttccgccgttccatgaaccatcgatacgtttacgaattagtattcaatttatccaattatttaatccaagtgatttaattaaccgaatgatgcgtcccgtttctcccatttgtgaaattattcagtggtagtgatcttatatcgaggaattgtggacttgacggataatcttccaaaactaactctcctaggagacggctagcacatgatcgacgatagaaacacaaaatatgggtacactcaattccaagggacgattccgaagCAACGAAGGAGACCGTCCTAAGCCCGGGATGGGTCAAAGAGCACTCGGCCCCTCCTCCAAAGGTTGAGCCGAGAGCTCTCCAtgacccgacttgggttatggagggcCTCCTACATCGATTCCGATcgtatcttgcatgcataatacgtcaagCACGATAGTAATGCACGTTTTAACcaaatcgatgccgccatgatcataatTACGCAAACgggcatacaaacatgcacaaacaaaatatttaaaggaatcaataaaacggcatcgactcaTACAACGACGAAATGGAAAATACGGGTACCGACTTAtttcgaggcgaaagaggattccttggacccgtgtggtccgaagaaactctcggccacctcccatgaGGAATGGCCGTGACTTTCCGTGGCTCACGCGGGTCAAGGCAACCTCTTCAACCCCGATTTAAGTTCTTTCCcgtcatgatgcatgtgttcaTACGACGTATAGCATGATAAACGACGTACATTTACATGGGAGTAGGTAAGAacgtaaacttgcatgcatttcaacttgttaaacgccttaacacctcatatcaaaagaatatcggagatcctaacttctctaagtcgtagaggagtgttacctagcctcggaacacgaggaaagagtcggagaagtggcaaagggagtcgggagactcggctggaacgaacagacccgaatcggagcagtcgggtcgactggcagacccgactggcagtctggcttgtcggggccgtatcggttgatcgggatggaattttcgcgcggggccagttgcgttggattcccaaaagacaaaggatcgcgcctgtggtggtttcgggaggagagcatgcgtagattttctggaaatcaaaagcaaagtcgggtcagtaaaaaaggacagacccagtcgggtcaaaacagacccgactggcacccaatgaagaaacggctccacaagaggctcccggtggtcttttgatgtaaggtcggtggcattggactcctaactggctgaggatcacggtgataggtggctcgtagcgagattcaacccgagatGACCTGTGCGTTCCTGcgaagttcgggttagaaaagacaaccagaggaacagacccgactggcacccgatgaagaaacgactctacgggaggctcccggtggtcttttggtgcaaggtcggtggcattggactcctaactgactgaggatcatgcctacagtggtttcatgaagattagacatgtcgattttcctgagagatgcaaagaaaaccggtaaaaactggaaaaaatctgtgaagggagaaaggagagaaatggcggtggtgcgcggttgagcggctctcggcacgcgaccaccttgtcacgggggagagtgagggtcatgaggaacccctaggaaatgatggcatgactcgccatagtcgtgaggtagtggaaatgtcgaggaagcccgaGAAGCCGTGAAACACCTACGGAACCcgtttctggacagagctggttcgggctgctgggagcttcaaatcgcaaaactaacatcggaaatggactcgggaggtcgaaaacatgtgggatatgaagtttggttgagtttggttcgggttgagtggcggtcgccggaaaacggttgagttttccggcaattttgccttggtttcgggctgagggaaagctggacgaattgttggagtttgagaggaatttgagagagttttttgagtgagaaagctagagagagagtgcaagaggagttgtgtttaagttaatgatgcaatgggcttataaaggaagactaaatgacaagattaagtggagttaagtgcaattaagtggtgcttaggggatccgaatttttggagggaagattagggtggggaagttgtcatgttgagtgtaggggaagttaggggaaagtggatgggaggtgatggatgggagaagggaggtgatggatgggtgtaagaagatattttgaaaatgtgtggtggaggctcatttggcttgtctttagaggagagccatggctcgcggcttggctcggctcggctcggcttggctagctcaagggtcccacttgattaggaagaaagccggaaaatgcttgagacccgattgagcttgcatccgacctccgatgtccaattaatttgaagatttggaatgcttgaactacgaggatttgaatgagcccaatatcgccatgcgtcgtgtggacgaacgttcgggcgactcgacgcctcgagagtcggttttgcctcgtttggacattcggagtggagtttagtgcccctcgacccccaattgacctttgtgcatccttgcatttgttttggcgatcctaTTGCCCTGTgagtgattgttggctcgtcgtcctcggtcggggaccgttggctcgggaagacctagggactttgaccggggttttctcagtgtgccctgaatgtcttgaggtgctcggggatcgttgtgaggtGCCCGGAAATcgttgcgatctctgttttccgtggaaatgccccgaaggttcgccgggagacgttcgtgcccactgaaacgtagctcgggagaccgagtcgagtt from Punica granatum isolate Tunisia-2019 chromosome 2, ASM765513v2, whole genome shotgun sequence includes the following:
- the LOC116197167 gene encoding uncharacterized protein LOC116197167; this translates as MLILPATFMEKESIPRINEVLQAEVMPTSTMAKLNRIDEDLMKTGVTISDFKGAMTSTRGVLSVDIQVGSRLSPRHSSLWMSQKSSPGHSCQAEVILHQLSCSESWITTMKMSALFVLRVTMYMRGQSKLRPSNNSTLINYWFASAHVASCTLVKDYTDHRKDIMNTPTQGAKMVAEATAIVQCLLNFYAKEAREMKVRARNRKLSGKGRLLFTRFYSRGVVHTWSIHA